The Piliocolobus tephrosceles isolate RC106 chromosome 2, ASM277652v3, whole genome shotgun sequence genome window below encodes:
- the UBA7 gene encoding ubiquitin-like modifier-activating enzyme 7 isoform X2, with product MDALDASKLLDEELYSRQLYVLGSSAMQRIQGARVLVSGLQGLGAEVAKNLVLMGVGSLTLHDPHPTCWSDLAAQFLLSEQDLERSRAEASQELLAQLNRAVQVVVHTGDITEDLLLDFQVVVLTAAKLEEQLKVGTLCHKHGVCFLAADTRGLVGQLFCDFGEDFTVQDPTEAEPLTAAIQHISQGSPGILTLRKGASTHYFRDGDLVTFSGIEGMVELNDCDPRSIHVREDGSLEIGDTTTFSRYLRGGAITEVKRPKTVRHKSLDTALLQPRVVAQSSQEVHRAHCLHLAFCALHKFQHLHGRPPQPWDPDLEPLKWTEEEPLEQPLDEALVRTVALSSAGVLSPMVAMLGAVAAQEVLKAISRKFMPLDQWLYFDALDCLPEDGELLPSPEDCAPRGSRYDGQVAVFGAGFQEKLSRQHYLLVGAGAIGCELLKVFALVGLGARNTGSLTVVDMDHIERSNLSRQFLFRSQDIGRPKAEVAAEAARRLNPDLQVIPLTYPLDPTTEHIYGDNFFSHVDGVAAALDSFQARSYVAARCTHYLKPLLEAGTSGTRGSAKVFVPHVTEAYRAPASATASEDAHYPVCTVRHFPSTAEHTLQWARNEFEGLFRLSAETINHHQQAHTSLADMDEPQTLTLLKPVLGVLRVRPQNWQDCVAWALGHWKLCFHYGIKQLLRHFPPNKVLEDGTPFWSGPKQCPQPLEFDTNQDMHLLYVLAAANLYAQMHGLPGSQDSTALRELLKLLPQPDPQQMAPIFASNLELASASAELGPEQLKELNKALEVWTVGPPLKPLMFEKDDDSNFHVDFVAAAASLRCQNYGIPPVNRAQSKRIVGQIIPAIATSTAAVAGLLGLELYKVVGGPRPRSAFRHSYLHLAENYLIRYMPFAPAIQTFHHLKWTCWDRLKVPAGQPERTLELLLAYLQEQHGLRVRMLLHGPARLYSAGWSPEKQAQRLPLRVTELVQQVTGQVPAPGLRVLVLQLSCEGEEEDTVFPPLHYEL from the exons ATGGATGCCCTAGACGCTTCGAAGCTGCTGGATGAGGAGCTATATTCAAGACAGCT GTATGTGCTGGGCTCATCTGCCATGCAGAGGATTCAGGGAGCCAGGGTCCTGGTGTCAGGCCTGCAGGgcctgggggctgaggtggccAAGAACTTGGTCCTGATGGGTGTGGGCAGCCTTACTCTGCATGATCCTCACCCCACCTGCTGGTCTGACCTGGCTGCCCAG TTTCTCCTCTCAGAGCAGGACTTGGAAAGGAGCAGAGCTGAGGCCTCTCAAGAGCTCTTGGCTCAGCTCAACAGAGCTGTCCAGGTCGTTGTGCACACAGGTGACATCACTGAGGACCTGCTGTTGGACTTCCAG GTGGTGGTGCTGACTGCTGCGAAGCTAGAGGAGCAGCTGAAGGTGGGTACTTTGTGCCATAAGCATGGAGTTTGCTTTCTGGCGGCTGACACCCGGGGCCTTGTGGG GCAGTTGTTCTGTGACTTTGGTGAGGACTTCACTGTGCAGGACCCCACAGAGGCAGAACCCCTGACAGCTGCCATCCAGCACATCTCCCAG GGCTCCCCTGGAATTCTCACTCTGAGGAAAGGGGCCAGTACCCACTACTTCCGTGATGGAGACTTGGTGACTTTCTCGGGAATTGAGGGAATGGTTGAGCTCAACGACTGTGATCCCCGGTCTATCCATGTGCGGG AGGATGGGTCCCTGGAGATTGGAGACACAACAACTTTCTCTCGGTACTTGCGTGGTGGGGCTATCACTGAAGTCAAGAGACCCAAGACTGTGAGACAT AAGTCCCTGGACACAGCCCTGCTCCAGCCCCGTGTGGTGGCCCAGAGCTCCCAGGAAGTTCACCGTGCCCACTGCCTGCATCTGGCCTTCTGTGCACTGCACAAGTTCCAGCACCTCCATGGCCGGCCACCCCAGCCCTGGGATCCT GACCTGGAACCACTGAAGTGGACAGAGGAAGAGCCACTGGAACAGCCACTGGATGAGGCCCTAGTGCGGACAGTTGCCCTAAGCAGTGCAGGTGTCTTGAGCCCTATGGTGGCCATGCTGGGTGCAGTAGCTGCCCAGGAAGTGCTGAAG GCAATCTCCAGGAAGTTCATGCCTCTGGACCAGTGGCTTTACTTTGATGCCCTCGATTGTCTTCCGGAAGATGGGGAGCTCCTTCCCAGTCCTGAGGACTGTGCCCCA AGAGGCAGCCGCTATGATGGGCAAGTTGCAGTGTTTGGGGCTGGTTTTCAGGAGAAACTGAGCCGCCAGCACTACCTCCTG GTGGGTGCTGGTGCCATTGGTTGTGAGCTGCTCAAAGTCTTTGCCCTAGTGGGACTGGGAGCCAGGAACACCGGGAGCTTGACTGTTGTCGACATGGACCACATAGAGCGCTCCAATCTCAGCCGTCAGTTCCTCTTCAGGTCCCAGGACATTGGT AGACCCAAGGCAGAGGTGGCTGCAGAAGCTGCCCGGCGCCTGAACCCAGACTTACAGGTGATCCCGCTTACCTACCCACTGGATCCCACCACAGAGCACATCTATGGGGATAACTTTTTCTCCCATGTGGATGGCGTGGCTGCCGCCCTGGACAGTTTCCAGGCCC GGAGCTATGTAGCTGCTCGTTGCACCCACTATCTGAAGCCACTGCTGGAGGCAGGCACGTCGGGCACCCGGGGCAGTGCTAAAGTATTCGTGCCACATGTGACTGAGGCCTACAGAGCCCCTGCCTCAGCTACAGCTTCTGAGGATGCCCACTACCCTGTCTGTACCGTGCGGCACTTCCCTAGCACAGCCGAGCACACCTTGCAG TGGGCCCGGAATGAGTTTGAGGGACTCTTTCGACTGTCTGCAGAGACCATCAACCACCACCAACA GGCACACACTTCCCTGGCAGACATGGATGAGCCACAGACACTCACTTTACTGAAGCCGGTGCTTGGGGTCCTGAGAGTGCGTCCACAGAACTGGCAAGACTGTGTGGCGTGGGCTCTTGGCCACTGGAAACTATGCTTCCATTATGGCATCAAACAGCTGCTGAGGCACTTCCCACCTAATAAA GTGCTTGAGGATGGAACTCCCTTCTGGTCGGGTCCCAAACAGTGTCCCCAGCCCTTGGAGTTTGACACCAACCAA GACATGCACCTCCTCTACGTACTGGCAGCTGCCAACCTGTATGCCCAGATGCATGGGCTGCCTGGCTCACAGGACTCAACTGCACTCAGGGAGCTGCTGAAGCTGCTGCCACAGCCTGACCCCCAACAGATGGCCCCCATCTTTGCTAGTAATCTAGAGCTGGCTTCGGCTTCTGCTGAGTTAG gccccgagCAGCTGAAGGAACTGAACAAAGCCCTGGAAGTCTGGACTGTGGGCCCTCCCTTGAAACCTCTGATGTTTGAGAAG GATGATGACAGCAACTTCCATGTGGACTTTGTGGCAGCGGCAGCTAGCCTGCGATGTCAGAACTATGGGATTCCACCGGTCAACCGTGCCCAG AGTAAGCGAATTGTGGGCCAGATTATCCCAGCCATTGCCACCTCTACAGCAGCCGTGGCAGGCCTGTTGGGCCTGGAGCTGTATAAGGTGGTGGGTGGGCCACGGCCTCGTAGTGCCTTTCGCCACAGCTACCTACATCTGGCTGAAAACTACCTCATCCGCTATATGCCTTTTGCCCCAGCCATCCAGACG TTCCATCACCTGAAGTGGACCTGTTGGGACCGTCTGAAGGTACCAGCTGGGCAGCCTGAGAGGACCCTGGAGTTGCTGCTGGCTTATCTTCAG GAGCAGCACGGGTTGAGGGTGAGGATGCTGCTGCATGGCCCAGCCCGGCTCTATTCCGCCGGATGGTCGCCTGAAAAGCAGGCCCAGCGCCTGCCCCTCAG ggTGACAGAACTGGTTCAGCAGGTGACAGGCCAGGTACCTGCTCCTGGGCTGCGAGTGTTGGTGCTGCAGCTGAGCTGTGAGGGTGAAGAGGAGGACACTGTCTTCCCACCTCTGCACTATGAGCTGTGA